The DNA region CTTGCAATAATCCAACGGAGGCATCTCCGGCCCCAACAGGGAATAATCAAGAGCTGGTGCAAGCGCCGTCTGGTTACGAAAAAGGCGGCGATAAAACCAACGATCATCCGCACCAAAATGGTTAGTGCACATGGGAAGAGGTCTAATCACTAAATCCGGTTGTTTGGATACCAGCTGAGTTAATGCTTCTAGAACAACACGCTCATAGTTGTCGCGAATGGCTAAAGCCTCTGAACGTGGAATATGGCTCGCATATTCATGATAAGGGAAATCACGTAACCCAAGCAGTAACACTCGTCTCTCAGAATTTGGTGTGTGTTCAGGTAATTGCTCAGCAACGCTGGCCAACCACGTAAAAGCAGGATCTTCTGCCACAACGTCCAGAGATGTATCAACACCAATCTGCTGCGCATAGTCTCGCGAACGCGCATCACGATAAACACGGATATCAGCCAAACGTAATATAGTGGCAATACTACTGTTAAGCCATGTATCTCCAAGAGGGCCGACACCACAACCTGCAACAATTATCTGTGCCCCTCCCCGTTTAGCCCTCTCAAAAATAACCTGCATTGGGGCTAGAGGTTCAATAGCCATAAGGGGCCCCCAAAGATGACGTAATCCATACTAGCTGCGAGAGCGATCCCCTCTTCTGGATTAACGATACGGGAGTTACGAAACTCTGGCATTTGACGACGTGTCATCTCGCTAATATAGGGGTATAAAGCAACAACAGTAAAGTGAATATCTTCTCCAAGTTGAGCTCTTAGAGTATGCATTACACCGCCAATAATCCCCTTATCACCAAGAGTTTCTGTTCCATACCAACCACATATTAGGACTTGTTTATTGGGAATTTGAGACTCAACTGAGGACTTAGGTTGCTGGCGGTAATATTCTAATTTGACGCGGTAACGTCGATGGAGTTTTAGCTTGTTCAATCTCTGAAAACCAGGGATACGACGAAGTTTTTCCTTTAATCTGAAACGCTCTTCAATACGCATTGACAACAAGCGACGATATTCCGCTGGTTCTGGAATTCCAACATAGTCATGATGGCAGTCATCACACTCATTGCTCAAAATATCTTGCAAGTGATCTCGATTGCCAAAATATGCCTGCATCGGATCCCCATGCGCAATATTCGTCATTAATGCCTTACTCTTCACTGCACAGTAAGCCAACTCTCCTTTGGATGTAATCGTTGCACCACGATGCTGCCAATCGCATCCAGCCGTCCTTGGCTTGCCATACAAGATTTGATCAATCAAGGAACGATAAAAAAATCGCTGCATCACACTTGGTTCATAGTACTTAATGAGTCCTTCAAGAAATTCTACAAACTCATATTTTTCTTCAAATGTTAAGGCATAAGGGTCAAGCAGATTCTGGGTGTAGAGTCGCTGGTGAGATACACCTTGTCGATATTTGATATATAAGCCGTGCTCGACGCAAAATTCGAACAAATCAGCAAGATGCAACACATTATCACGTATGACAGTACAACCGATGCGTACATTATCAACAGCGTCGAATTCAGAAAGAAACGCTAAAACTTTCTTCGCATGTTCAAAATTACCGCTACGACCTCGAACACGATCATGTATTTCACCATACCCATCAAGTGAAACCATAACATCAAAATGCTTACCGCGGGATTTGACAAGCTTTCCCATACTTTCGATTTTATCGATGACTTGTAAATATTTAAAAGCATTTGTTATAAGAGATATCTGCTTCAAGTTTGGCAGTTTATCAAGAACAACTTCGACTAATTCTATAAGATCATCTCGAAGTGTTGGTTCTCCGCCATTGAAACCTATTCCCTCAACCTGACTGAATAGATCACTACTTAATCCATCACGCAAATCATCAACTGTAATATCATTACTTTTTTTATTTTCCCAAATACGACACATTTTACAACGAGAGTTACAAATATCGATAACAGGGAATTGAATAACGATGGGCTTTTGTAGTTTACGCTTAGAGCGATCACTATACAAAGAATACTTTATTGCGTTGATCAGTGAAGATAAATGCATAACGTCCAACTTTAGAGGGAAGATAATCTGTTAATAATTTACTTATATGAGCATGATATTTGCTAAAATTAAAATTTAGTTAATAAGCCATATACGACCTTAGCTTTTGAATAAATAAAATTGATTGATAAAAGATATGCAATACATTTTTATATACATAGATATACTAATTGTTGGTATATCTGAAAATAAAACATCTTTTCTCATCAATGAACACATAAATTTTATAGACCCATTTCTAGTCTCAACTTGTTTAATAATTTTATTGACTAGAACCAAAGAATCTTTGTTTACAACTAGGTGACGAAATGACTGCAAATGGTAGGGTATTGAGTGATAATAGACAGCTGCTACCTTATAATTTTTAACAGCCATTCGCAAATAAACCACAGGGTCTTTGGGCATAACAATAAGAACATGCCGATTATCTCTATTCAGTAGAGGCAACCAAAAACTAGTATAAGCATGACATCCGCCATAAAGTGATGAAAAATATTCATCGTTTAAATAGTCTCGTTTAAATAATACCGCACCAAATGTACTTTTCCCTTTTAAGTTTAGAAAGGCATTATCTATATCCGTAAATCGTCTTAGCTCACATTCTCTACCCGAACTAATAGTATGTCCATCAGCATCTACTGGGGTACCATTAAATATAGCAATATCAACACCATCAACTTTTATCAATTCAAATAATGTTTTAAAAGCATCATCATAAAAATAATCATCATCACCAAGATAATATATATATTCCCCAGATGCCATATTCGCTACATAGTGCATATGTTCATCAAGGGAAATTCTTTCTCCCTGTTTCACATACTTTATATGATAATTATTTGATGTATAGTTACATATGAAATCCTCTACCTCTCTATAATCTTCATCTGAGGCATTATTAGAGATACAGATTTCTATATCCAACCCATAATGATCTTGTTCTACAATAGAATGAAGAGCTTCAGCTAGATAATTAGCTCTATTCAAACTTGGAATACATATACTTAAATCGCAATTCATTTTTTACCTAAACAGAATAGTTTTCCATGTCAAAAAAAATAATTCACGGCATAGAAAAACATGGAAAATGAAAGATTGAAATACTTGAGTGGTAAGCGTAGCAATAGCAGCACCGATGACACCATACATAGGTACTAATATAATATTTAAAATAAAACTAAGAATAGCAGCTAAAAATGTTTGCCATAACGTTATTTTTGTTTTATTTGCATTTACTATCCACAAACTTTGAGCACATCCAAGTGACACAGGAATTAATGTCAGCACATGAATGGCAAAAACATACTTACTCTGCACATATTCTGCACCATACAGAATAGGTAGCAAAATATATCCAAGAAGTCCAAAAATAACTGAAATACCTATGGCGCCATAAAACATATATCTGATTACCATTTTTACTCTGGATGTATACATCATTATATTAGTAGCCTTAGCTTTTGCTAAAAGAGGAGCAAAACTAGTAACGAGCAGAGTTGGAATAAAGTATGATATTTCCGCAAGGTTAGTACCAACAGCATAAATCCCTACAGAGTGTGTATCTTTAAACTTTTCAATAAAAAAGACACCGATTCTCATAAATACAATAATTGAAACAGCAGACAACGCCAACGGCCAAGACTCTTTTATCATATTTACAGCATATTCTTTATCAAAATCTTTAAGTTTAATGAATTTCAGACCAATTGAAGATTTTGCCTTCGAGAATAGAAAAAATGTAGATAAAAGAGCTTCAATTGGTATCATTAGGAATATATATACAGCACCGAAAGAGCAATAGACAATTAGCAATCTAGCAATAACACATATCGCATATGATTTAAATTTAGATATAACAGTATATTTACTGCCACTTATACTTTGATAGTATAAATCTATAACATTCCCTAGTGAAAAAAATATCGAAAATATGACTATTGAAATCACAAAAACATGTTGCCTAAGGAAAGCAAAAGCAATTACCACGCCAAGAGAAACAAATAACAAGGCTAATATAGCCTTGATTACAAAAATATTATTTAAAACTTTCCCACTCTTATCATAATTTCTTGCCATATCTCTCACTGCGATGGCATCAAGGCCAAAATTAGCCATAGCCTGGAATAATGCAGTATATGCTAATGCATAAGAAAGACTGCCTAGGGCTTCGGCTCCTAAGTATCTTGCGATTAAAACACTAACAAAAAAGCCAACAATTAGTTTTGTTGCTTTATCAATGAAAAGCCAGCCAAAGTTTCTAAGAACTTTGGCGAGCCCACTTTCAACATTCATATTTTGAATATTCATGAAATTAATATTGAAATTCAAGGGATTAATAATAAATATTATTCCCTTTAAAAATTTAAATTTCTGACATGCCGATGTCGATTGCTGAAATTATTTACTCATCATATCTATTAAAGCAACATCTAAAGAATATTTAGCACCCCATCCAAGTTCACGTATTCGGCGTATATCAGCACAACTGTACATTAGTTCGTGATCTCGATATGGCACTGCTCCAAATTCAATATCAGATTGACTTTTAGTAATTCTCACGACTGACTCAACGAACTCTCTAATCTTTATTGTTTTTCCTGTACCAATATCTATACTCTCAAAAGTATCAAGTTTTTTTAATGATTCAAGTATACATTTAAATGCTTCAACCAAATCTTCAATATAAATAAAATCACGTTCTTGATTTGCTTCTGTCAATTGTAGCTTTTGATTACCTAGACAACGTTCAAATACATATGCTGTAAATTTTGTCTTGTCATCATTTGCGCCAAAAAAATGTTCAATATTTAAATTAATAAATTTAATCTTTTTTAACTCACATTGCATTTTTGCGATTTGAACAAAGATGTCTTTTGTCAATGAATATTGACTAACTAATGAAGGAAGTGATGTGCCACAATTTATAAAAACAACATCTTCATTAATATCTTCTATAATACTTTGTGGAAATAAGACATTAGATTTAATCAGATCAGAAAAACTTTCACCTTTTCGGCCATATAAAGCAGCCGAATTTATTATTACATCTGGTTTAAACGCACGTATATGAAGCATCCAATTTGGCTGCTCAGTATTAATAAAAAATATTTTTTCCTTCCTAACTAATTTATCAGTGCAAGAGGAAATGCGAATAGTTCCTGCTACATCATGTTGTGCAACTAGGCTATTAGCTAGATGTGAGCCAAGATAGCCAGTTATTCCAGTAATTAATATTTTCATCTATCAGAATATAATATTTTCAGATTATAAACACTAAAAATTCAATCCAAAAAACTCTTCAAATTTTGAAATGACATAATCTAAATGAGATTGAGTTAAACCAGGATAAATGCCAATCCAAAAGGTCTGATTCATAACACGATCAGTATTTCCCAATTCTCCCACAACCCGATAATTACGACCAACAAAGTAAGGTTGGCGAATTAAGTTACCAGCAAAAAGCAGCCGAGTACCAATCTTAGCCTCATCAAGAAACTTGACTAGTTCAACTCTGCTAACACCACTAGTTTCTTTTAACGTAATAGGGAAACCAAACCAGGAAGGTTCTGAATTAGGTGTTGCCTCAGGAAGTTCTAGGAACTCTTCACAACTACTTAAACCAGATTTTAAGTATACAAAGTTCGATTTACGTTTTTCTACAAACTCTTCAATTCGCTCTAATTGAGCTAAACCACATGCTGCTTGCATGTCTGTAATTTTAAGATTGTATCCTAAATGTGAGTATGTGTATTTGTGATCATATCCTTGTGGTAATGAACCAAATTGTTGACCAAAACGCTTACCACAGGTGTTATCACAACCTGGCGCGCAATAGCAATCCCGGCCCCAATCACGGAGTGATTCAATAATCACTTTCAGTTTTTTAGATTTAGTAAATACAGCACCGCCTTCACCCATAGTGATATGATGAGCAGGGTAAAAACTCACTGTACCAATATCTCCAAAAGTACCTACCATTTGACCATCATACTTCGTACCTAACGCATCACAGCAGTCTTCCACCAACCAGAGGTTGTATTTATCGGCAACTTTGCGAACTTCAGCGAGATTGAACGGATTACCTAAGGTATGCGCCACCATAATAGCTTTGGTTTTTTCGGATACTGCCGCTTCAATCAAGGCTGTATCGATATTGTAGGTAGGGATATCTACATCAACAAAAACCGGAATAAGCCCATTTTGAATGGTTGGGTTAACGGTAGTAGGGAAGCCCGCTGCAACGGTAATAACTTCATCACCAGGCTTTAATGCACGCTCACCTAACTTGTGAGATGTCAGTGCAGTTAATGCTAACAGGTTTGCAGAAGAGCCTGAAGTTGTGGTCAGTACATGAGGGACACCAATGTATTCACCCAACTTTTTTCAAATGCATCGTTAAAACGGCCAGAGGTTAACCAACCATCCAGAGAAGCTTCAACCATTAATTGCAGTTCTTTTGCACCGATGACTTTACCTGATGGCGGTACCACGCTTTGACCTGCCACGAATATTTTTGGTGCTAACGTTTGCTCGGCATATTTCCCGACTAGTTCCGCAATTTGCTCTCGTAACTCTTGAGTGCTCATCAGTCTCAATTCCTATCTCTATTTTTTAAATTTTGCTGCTGGTGAGTTCAGTCAGCATTATTGAATAAGGCCAGCGCGTTAGTTAATTCCAGCGGTATGCATATAGTCGCGGATTTCACGTAACGTCACCTCACGCATGTCTTCTTTAGCCAACCAAGCTTTATGCCAACGAACAATGCGCGCCAACGTGCTATCCAAGTCCCATTGAGGCTGCCAATGAAGACGCATTTTGGCTTTTGAGCAATCCAACTTCAAATAATGTGCTTCATGTGGATGTTCAGCTACATCAAGTTGCCATGTGGCATCGTCACCCCAAAGTTGAGTCATTTTATTAACAATATATTCAACTGGCTTTGCTTCATGATCGTTTGGTCCAAAGTTCCACCCTTCGGCAAATTCACAGCGATGCAAATAAAGTTGTTGAGCTATTAGTATATAACCGGAGAGAGGTTCCAACACATGTTGCCATGGTCGAATTGAATTAGGGTTACGTATAACTACGGGTTGCTTCTTTTCAAATGATTTCAAAATGTCTGGGATCAGCCGATCTTTAGCCCAATCACCGCCACCAATAACATTACCTGCGCGGACAGATGCTAATGCAACCCCATGCTTGTCATAATCTTTAGGATTAAAAAAGAATTACGATAGGCTGAAGCAACCAGTTCAGCGCATCCCTTACTGTTCGAGTATGGATCATATCCTCCCATAGCTTCATTTTCACGATAGCCCCAAACCCATTCTCGATTTTCATAACATTTATCGCTAGTAATATTCACTACGGCTTTTACACTACCAACAGCACGTACGGCTTCTAGAACATACACGGTCCCCATTACATTAGTCGAATATGTTTCTACAGGATCTTCGTAGGAAAGCCTTACCAGCGGCTGTGCAGCTAAATGAAAAACAATTTCTGGTTTGAAATCGGCCATTGACTGACGGATGTGTAAATGGTCACGGATATCGCCTTCCTCGGATAGCAATCCGTCACTAACATTTGCCTGCTCAAATAAGCTTGGTATGGTAGGTACTGAAAGAGAATATCCCCTAACTACAGCCCCCATATCCTCAAGCCAAAGAGATAGCCAACTTCCCTTAAACCCCGTATGACCAGTAACAAAAACACGCTTTCCCTGCCAGAACGCTTTATCAATTGCCAAAGTTATTACTCCCAAACTTTCCAAGGTGCTTTATTATTCTGCCAAAGTTCCTCAAGATAGTGTTTATCTCTAAGCGTATCCATTGGTTGCCAAAAGCCTTCATGTTCATAAGCCATAAGCTGACCTTGTTCAGCTAATTGCATTAGCGGCTTTTGTTCCCATGTAGTTAAATCTCCATCAATAAAATCAATTACTTTTGGACTTAATACGAAAAAACCTCCATTGACCATTGAGCCATCACCTTTCGGCTTTTCCTTGAAAGACATAACTTGCCCATCTTTCATGTCAAGTGCTCCGAATCGTCCAGGCGGATATGCCGCAGTCAAAGTAGCTAATTTGCCATGCTTACGGTGAAAATCTATTGTAGCGCTGATATCAACATCTGCGACGCCGTCGCCATAGGTGAACAAGAATGCATCTTCATCTCTAAGATGCTCTTCAACACGTTTGAGTCGTCCACCAGTCATAGACTGCTCTCCGGTATCCACTAATGTAATATTCCATGGTTCTGCACGACGATGATGAACATCCATATGATTGTCACGCATATTAAATGTAACATCGGACATGTGCAGGAAGTAATTGGCAAAGTACTCTTTAATTACATAACCTTTATAGCCACAACAGATAATAAAATCATTAATACCATATGCAGAGTACATTTTTAAAATATGCCAAAGAATTGGTTTTCCACCAATCTCTATCATTGGCTTTGGCTTAACAACCGTTTCCTCACTAATACGAGTACCAAGGCCCCCAGCAAGAATAACTGCTTTCATTAACAAACTTCTCCAACTATTTTTAAACTATTTTGCAGGAGTAAACGCATCCGAATAAAATGCATTTGATGACAACCCATTTTCAATAAAAAGTTCTTTAGCTTCGTTAATCATTTCAATTGAGCCACAAGCATAAATATCCAAATTATCTAGAGTTGTAAAATCCTTCAAGACTGCACTTTGCACATGGCCTTTATGCCATTGCCAGTCATCCTCTCTAGATAAAACTGGTAAATAATGAATATGCTTATATTCATTCGACAACTTTTCTAATCTTTTCTCATAAAGTTCACTTCTATATTTCATTCCCCAGTATATAAATATTTCTCGGGTATCACCTGATTGAACCAAATCTTCAACCATTGCTTTAACGGGTGCTATACCAGTACCAGTAGAAATAAATACGAGCGTCTTATTATTGTTGCGAACAAAGAATGTTCCTTTAGGTCCTTCCATTCTCATCAACTGATTTTCTTTTAAGCTAGAAAAAGGAGATTAGACATTTTACCATCTTGAACTTTACGAATATGAAGTTCAATTTCATTTAAATTATTTTTAGAATTAGCAATAGAATAACTACGACGGATCCCCTGATAACTCAGATCAATATATTGTCCAGCTAGATAATTGAATTTAATTGCAGGAGGAAATCGAAAATGAATTACTAAAATATCATCAGTAATATTTTCAACTCTGGAAACTTTACATGGCACAGTTTGCGATTTTATTTCAGCCAACTCAGGATAATAATTGGCGATTAAAGAAATATCTGATTTTGCCTTGGAGCAACAAGTGAGTATATGACCAGTGGTCACTAATTCGCCCACCTCATTTTCAACTATACCTTCAATTATTTCAGCTCGACAAACACCGCACGTTCCCGTTTTACAACTATGCTCTAACACAATATTTTGTGTTAGAGCATCTTCGAGCAACTTGTTTTCGCTACTGTATATAACTCCTGACGGCTGGAGTTGTACTTTAAATGCCATAAAAATCTGTTCTACTACGTTAATTAATTATCTTTTACTCTCAAGAGCGAAGGAGCTCTGAGGCATAATTTTTCATTTTGAGACATAAAAAATCATTTAATACACTTTAATCACTTGATTTTAGCTATCAAGGCTATCCCTCACAATAGGACCTTCATTTTCTTAATTTATCAATTAACTTGGCTTTCTAAACCAACTCAAGACTTGCCAGATATGTGTCAATATCCATGTATAAGATAAGAACATCGCCATAAAACAAGTAAACATTATCCACTCAGGAACAGCGTAGATTTCTGATAAACATCCGATAATAGCTAAACTTGCCCCCATCATAGAGATGATTGCCAAAGTCTGACGACGATTGAATCCCGCACGTTCAAAAATATGATGCAAATGATTACGATCAGGCTGAAACGGCGACACGCCCTTTCTAATGCGCCGATACATAATGGACGTCATATCCATTAGTGGGATAGCGATTAAATACAAAGCAGTAACGGGTCTGAAGGCTTTAACACTACCCTCAGTACCTATCACCAGTAGCCACACAACAGTTAAACCAATCAGCATACTACCAGCATCACCCATAAAAATTTTGCCGAAGTTTTTCGGCCAACTCAGATTGAACATTAAATAGGCAATAATAGATGCTATAAACAGTACCGGCAGCAAATACCAATCGTTATTCACCCGGCTAAGTAAAAACGCCAAAGCCGCAAAAGTGATCAAACTGAGCATTCCAGCAAGGCCGTCGATACCATCCACCATATTGAAGGCATTGATGGCACCAATCACCGCGATGATGGTGACTATCGTCCCAACGGCCCCCAGATAAACTTGAAAGCCAAGAATTGAACCTAAGCTATGAAGATAATAGCCAGCACCAAAAATCATCATGGAAGCCACAATAATCTGAGATGCCAACCTCAGTCTGACGGATAAATCGTACTTATCATCAAGCACGCCCAAGAACAGTAGCATGGCCGCGGAAACGAAATAGATATTAAGTGTTTGGCTATCTTTGATAAAAAACATCGACGCCATCAATACGCCTATATAAATACAGATCCCCCCACCAATGGGATAGCGCCATTGTGTAGTTTTCGCTCATTGGGTAAATCCACCAAACCCGCTTTTACCGCGATTGGGCGAATAATTTTTACCGCGAAAAAAGATATCAAAAAGCTTGATACCAGGGGAATTACATAGTCCATTTCAATGTCCTTTTTGAATACTTCATGACCTTATGACTGAAATCTCAGTTTCTTTTTTTAACAAAATATCTTACCAGTACGATAAAGACTGCTAGCATGCCGCCCAGTAGCGTTCCCAGCACACAAATCAACGCTCTCTTGGGTTTGAATTTCTCTTCTGGTACCAGCGCTGG from Shewanella dokdonensis includes:
- a CDS encoding NAD-dependent epimerase/dehydratase family protein, which translates into the protein MKILITGITGYLGSHLANSLVAQHDVAGTIRISSCTDKLVRKEKIFFINTEQPNWMLHIRAFKPDVIINSAALYGRKGESFSDLIKSNVLFPQSIIEDINEDVVFINCGTSLPSLVSQYSLTKDIFVQIAKMQCELKKIKFINLNIEHFFGANDDKTKFTAYVFERCLGNQKLQLTEANQERDFIYIEDLVEAFKCILESLKKLDTFESIDIGTGKTIKIREFVESVVRITKSQSDIEFGAVPYRDHELMYSCADIRRIRELGWGAKYSLDVALIDMMSK
- the wecA gene encoding UDP-N-acetylglucosamine--undecaprenyl-phosphate N-acetylglucosaminephosphotransferase is translated as MASMFFIKDSQTLNIYFVSAAMLLFLGVLDDKYDLSVRLRLASQIIVASMMIFGAGYYLHSLGSILGFQVYLGAVGTIVTIIAVIGAINAFNMVDGIDGLAGMLSLITFAALAFLLSRVNNDWYLLPVLFIASIIAYLMFNLSWPKNFGKIFMGDAGSMLIGLTVVWLLVIGTEGSVKAFRPVTALYLIAIPLMDMTSIMYRRIRKGVSPFQPDRNHLHHIFERAGFNRRQTLAIISMMGASLAIIGCLSEIYAVPEWIMFTCFMAMFLSYTWILTHIWQVLSWFRKPS
- the rfbH gene encoding lipopolysaccharide biosynthesis protein RfbH, encoding MGEYIGVPHVLTTTSGSSANLLALTALTSHKLGERALKPGDEVITVAAGFPTTVNPTIQNGLIPVFVDVDIPTYNIDTALIEAAVSEKTKAIMVAHTLGNPFNLAEVRKVADKYNLWLVEDCCDALGTKYDGQMVGTFGDIGTVSFYPAHHITMGEGGAVFTKSKKLKVIIESLRDWGRDCYCAPGCDNTCGKRFGQQFGSLPQGYDHKYTYSHLGYNLKITDMQAACGLAQLERIEEFVEKRKSNFVYLKSGLSSCEEFLELPEATPNSEPSWFGFPITLKETSGVSRVELVKFLDEAKIGTRLLFAGNLIRQPYFVGRNYRVVGELGNTDRVMNQTFWIGIYPGLTQSHLDYVISKFEEFFGLNF
- a CDS encoding glycosyltransferase family 2 protein; translated protein: MNCDLSICIPSLNRANYLAEALHSIVEQDHYGLDIEICISNNASDEDYREVEDFICNYTSNNYHIKYVKQGERISLDEHMHYVANMASGEYIYYLGDDDYFYDDAFKTLFELIKVDGVDIAIFNGTPVDADGHTISSGRECELRRFTDIDNAFLNLKGKSTFGAVLFKRDYLNDEYFSSLYGGCHAYTSFWLPLLNRDNRHVLIVMPKDPVVYLRMAVKNYKVAAVYYHSIPYHLQSFRHLVVNKDSLVLVNKIIKQVETRNGSIKFMCSLMRKDVLFSDIPTISISMYIKMYCISFINQFYLFKS
- a CDS encoding polysaccharide pyruvyl transferase family protein, whose translation is MAIEPLAPMQVIFERAKRGGAQIIVAGCGVGPLGDTWLNSSIATILRLADIRVYRDARSRDYAQQIGVDTSLDVVAEDPAFTWLASVAEQLPEHTPNSERRVLLLGLRDFPYHEYASHIPRSEALAIRDNYERVVLEALTQLVSKQPDLVIRPLPMCTNHFGADDRWFYRRLFRNQTALAPALDYSLLGPEMPPLDYCKAFKRADALLAMRFHSLVFGLGLGVNSVAMDYTLGKGKVYSLAEKFDVPLLDMKDLNVEQLVTSLENALDAQCVSSISMKQLTFSTSLLAKMQELEK
- a CDS encoding FAD-binding oxidoreductase, whose protein sequence is MAFKVQLQPSGVIYSSENKLLEDALTQNIVLEHSCKTGTCGVCRAEIIEGIVENEVGELVTTGHILTCCSKAKSDISLIANYYPELAEIKSQTVPCKVSRVENITDDILVIHFRFPPAIKFNYLAGQYIDLSYQGIRRSYSIANSKNNLNEIELHIRKVQDGKMSNLLFLA
- a CDS encoding radical SAM protein, with the translated sequence MHLSSLINAIKYSLYSDRSKRKLQKPIVIQFPVIDICNSRCKMCRIWENKKSNDITVDDLRDGLSSDLFSQVEGIGFNGGEPTLRDDLIELVEVVLDKLPNLKQISLITNAFKYLQVIDKIESMGKLVKSRGKHFDVMVSLDGYGEIHDRVRGRSGNFEHAKKVLAFLSEFDAVDNVRIGCTVIRDNVLHLADLFEFCVEHGLYIKYRQGVSHQRLYTQNLLDPYALTFEEKYEFVEFLEGLIKYYEPSVMQRFFYRSLIDQILYGKPRTAGCDWQHRGATITSKGELAYCAVKSKALMTNIAHGDPMQAYFGNRDHLQDILSNECDDCHHDYVGIPEPAEYRRLLSMRIEERFRLKEKLRRIPGFQRLNKLKLHRRYRVKLEYYRQQPKSSVESQIPNKQVLICGWYGTETLGDKGIIGGVMHTLRAQLGEDIHFTVVALYPYISEMTRRQMPEFRNSRIVNPEEGIALAASMDYVIFGGPLWLLNL
- the rfbF gene encoding glucose-1-phosphate cytidylyltransferase, with product MKAVILAGGLGTRISEETVVKPKPMIEIGGKPILWHILKMYSAYGINDFIICCGYKGYVIKEYFANYFLHMSDVTFNMRDNHMDVHHRRAEPWNITLVDTGEQSMTGGRLKRVEEHLRDEDAFLFTYGDGVADVDISATIDFHRKHGKLATLTAAYPPGRFGALDMKDGQVMSFKEKPKGDGSMVNGGFFVLSPKVIDFIDGDLTTWEQKPLMQLAEQGQLMAYEHEGFWQPMDTLRDKHYLEELWQNNKAPWKVWE
- a CDS encoding flippase, with translation MNIQNMNVESGLAKVLRNFGWLFIDKATKLIVGFFVSVLIARYLGAEALGSLSYALAYTALFQAMANFGLDAIAVRDMARNYDKSGKVLNNIFVIKAILALLFVSLGVVIAFAFLRQHVFVISIVIFSIFFSLGNVIDLYYQSISGSKYTVISKFKSYAICVIARLLIVYCSFGAVYIFLMIPIEALLSTFFLFSKAKSSIGLKFIKLKDFDKEYAVNMIKESWPLALSAVSIIVFMRIGVFFIEKFKDTHSVGIYAVGTNLAEISYFIPTLLVTSFAPLLAKAKATNIMMYTSRVKMVIRYMFYGAIGISVIFGLLGYILLPILYGAEYVQSKYVFAIHVLTLIPVSLGCAQSLWIVNANKTKITLWQTFLAAILSFILNIILVPMYGVIGAAIATLTTQVFQSFIFHVFLCRELFFLTWKTILFR
- the rfbG gene encoding CDP-glucose 4,6-dehydratase, encoding MAIDKAFWQGKRVFVTGHTGFKGSWLSLWLEDMGAVVRGYSLSVPTIPSLFEQANVSDGLLSEEGDIRDHLHIRQSMADFKPEIVFHLAAQPLVRLSYEDPVETYSTNVMGTVYVLEAVRAVGSVKAVVNITSDKCYENREWVWGYRENEAMGGYDPYSNSKGCAELVASAYRNSFLILKIMTSMGLH